A single region of the Idiomarinaceae bacterium HL-53 genome encodes:
- a CDS encoding magnesium and cobalt transporter, protein MSDDNPPSGQPAKKPWALRFLQNFTAEPNSREELVDMIQDAENRDLIDTDTKEMIEGVLDVAELKVRDIMIPRSQMVTIDISQSVEEFLPIVIQTQHSRYPVVTENKDHIEGILLAKDLLAYGFGISDEPFSLEKVMRPAIIVPESKRVDALLKEFRSKRYHMAIVVDEYGGVSGLVTIEDVLEEIVGEIEDETDDEDNRANIRRLSSTRYSVKALTTIEDFNEYFNTEFSDEEHDTVGGMVAQAFGHLPEIGESVDIGNFQFKVTAADRRRIQHLHVSHLNEAEAAAE, encoded by the coding sequence ATGAGCGATGACAACCCTCCGTCGGGACAACCGGCGAAGAAACCATGGGCTTTAAGGTTTTTACAAAACTTTACGGCCGAACCTAATAGTCGAGAAGAACTCGTGGATATGATTCAGGATGCTGAAAACCGAGATCTAATCGACACTGACACGAAGGAAATGATCGAGGGTGTACTCGATGTCGCTGAACTGAAAGTCCGCGACATCATGATTCCACGCTCACAAATGGTCACAATTGACATCAGTCAAAGTGTCGAAGAATTCCTCCCCATCGTGATTCAAACGCAACATTCTCGCTACCCTGTTGTTACTGAAAATAAAGACCACATCGAAGGGATCTTGCTAGCCAAAGATTTGCTCGCCTATGGCTTTGGTATAAGCGATGAGCCTTTCTCGCTCGAAAAAGTGATGCGTCCCGCAATTATCGTTCCGGAAAGCAAGCGCGTCGATGCACTCCTGAAGGAATTTCGCTCTAAGCGCTATCATATGGCGATCGTTGTCGATGAATATGGCGGTGTATCGGGTCTCGTTACTATTGAAGACGTGCTCGAAGAAATTGTCGGTGAGATTGAAGACGAAACTGACGATGAAGATAACCGCGCCAATATCCGTCGTTTGAGTTCGACTCGATATTCAGTAAAAGCTTTGACCACCATCGAAGACTTTAACGAATATTTCAACACTGAGTTTTCAGATGAAGAGCATGACACTGTGGGAGGCATGGTGGCGCAAGCGTTCGGGCATTTACCTGAAATTGGTGAGTCTGTTGACATTGGAAATTTCC
- a CDS encoding probable rRNA maturation factor, with translation MNLELDLQIASEQTGLPSEADILAWLSSFAALEALTVAEITVRIVDADESEALNYQYRGKTKPTNVLSFPFENEMDLPIPLLGDLVVCAPVVRAEAEEQKKPEWQHWAHLIIHGALHLVGYDHINDEDAEIMENKERAILAKLDIPDPYEIRTEQNF, from the coding sequence GTGAATCTTGAGTTAGATTTACAAATTGCCAGTGAACAAACTGGGCTTCCAAGCGAAGCAGACATTCTCGCTTGGTTAAGCAGTTTTGCGGCGCTAGAAGCACTTACCGTCGCCGAAATTACCGTGCGTATTGTCGATGCGGATGAAAGTGAAGCACTCAATTACCAATATCGTGGTAAAACGAAGCCCACCAATGTTCTTTCTTTCCCATTCGAGAATGAAATGGACCTACCCATTCCACTTCTGGGTGATCTCGTAGTTTGCGCACCGGTTGTGAGAGCGGAAGCGGAAGAACAGAAGAAGCCAGAATGGCAACATTGGGCACATTTGATCATTCACGGGGCATTGCATTTAGTTGGCTATGACCATATAAATGACGAAGACGCAGAGATCATGGAAAATAAGGAGCGAGCGATTCTCGCCAAGTTGGACATACCTGATCCCTACGAAATTCGAACCGAGCAAAATTTTTAA
- a CDS encoding phosphate starvation-inducible protein PhoH has product MSSQLETFEIYLEPADSKRIASLCGPFDDNIKHIERRLGVEVSYRENHFQIIGPPPNILATSQILRDLYVDTAPVRGRSQNIEPDQVHLAIQESKALEQDHAPDEDKHTTIKTKRGLVKPRNKNQQDYVRAMLAHDINFGIGPAGTGKTYLAVAAAVDALERQEIRRILLTRPAVEAGEKLGFLPGDLAQKVDPYLRPLYDALFEMLGFEKVEKLIERNIIEVAPLAYMRGRTLNDAFIILDESQNTTPEQMKMFLTRIGFNSKAVITGDITQVDLPRGQRSGLRQAIEILHDVEDISFTFFNAADVVRHPVVQRVVQAYEAFDKKKKAIQSGATSES; this is encoded by the coding sequence TTGAGCTCGCAACTCGAAACATTTGAAATTTATTTAGAGCCCGCAGACAGCAAACGTATCGCCAGTTTGTGTGGCCCATTCGATGACAATATTAAGCACATAGAACGTCGTTTGGGCGTCGAGGTAAGCTACCGAGAGAATCATTTTCAAATTATTGGGCCACCACCCAATATTCTTGCAACCTCACAAATTCTTCGTGATTTATACGTCGACACCGCGCCCGTGCGTGGCCGTTCGCAGAATATCGAGCCCGATCAAGTGCATCTAGCGATACAAGAAAGTAAAGCGCTCGAACAAGATCACGCGCCAGACGAAGACAAACACACAACGATTAAAACCAAGCGCGGCCTCGTTAAGCCGAGAAACAAGAATCAGCAAGACTATGTTCGTGCGATGCTCGCACACGATATTAATTTCGGTATTGGGCCGGCCGGTACAGGTAAAACCTATCTTGCAGTTGCCGCCGCGGTGGATGCCTTGGAAAGACAAGAAATACGTCGTATCTTGCTCACTCGCCCTGCGGTTGAAGCGGGTGAGAAACTTGGCTTTTTACCAGGTGATTTAGCTCAAAAAGTTGATCCGTATTTACGCCCTCTCTATGACGCGCTGTTTGAAATGCTTGGCTTTGAGAAAGTGGAAAAATTAATTGAGCGTAACATCATCGAAGTTGCTCCTCTCGCGTACATGCGTGGGCGCACGTTAAACGATGCCTTCATTATTCTCGACGAGAGTCAAAATACAACGCCTGAACAAATGAAGATGTTCCTAACGCGTATCGGTTTTAACTCGAAAGCGGTGATCACTGGAGACATTACACAGGTCGATTTACCTAGAGGGCAGCGTTCAGGCCTTCGCCAAGCGATTGAAATACTGCACGACGTTGAGGATATTAGTTTTACCTTTTTCAATGCGGCAGACGTAGTGCGTCATCCTGTAGTTCAGCGCGTCGTGCAGGCCTATGAAGCCTTTGATAAAAAGAAAAAGGCGATTCAATCGGGAGCGACGAGTGAATCTTGA
- a CDS encoding tRNA-i(6)A37 thiotransferase enzyme MiaB — protein MSKKVYIKTWGCQMNEYDSSKMADLLHAQLGYESTAEAEDADLILLNTCSIREKAQEKVFHQLGRWKHLKSSKPDLVIGVGGCVASQEGEAIRTRAPFVDLVFGPQTLHRLPAMLADLQSGKGSVVDVSFPEIEKFDRLPDPVAEGPSAFVSIMEGCSKYCTFCVVPYTRGEEVSRPVDDVLLEIAQLAEQGVREVNLLGQNVNAFRGESFDGSICTFAELLHFIAAIDGIDRIRYTTSHPVEFTDDIIAAYETIPELVSHLHLPVQSGSDRILTLMKRGHTALEYKSQIRKLKKVRPNIALSSDFIIGFPGESDDDFQKTMDLIQAIDFDISFSFIYSARPGTPAADLPDDVSDETKKQRLQILQQRINQQAQRHARAMLHTEQRILVIGPSKKNPMELSGRTENNRVVNFEGRPDMIGKFVDVMITEALPNSLRGELIREEKDMGLRVDTTPKSILQRQVAKPQADASGVVQFVPQ, from the coding sequence ATGTCGAAGAAGGTTTATATTAAAACTTGGGGCTGTCAAATGAACGAGTACGACTCGAGCAAAATGGCAGATCTACTCCATGCTCAGTTGGGTTATGAAAGTACAGCCGAAGCTGAAGACGCCGACCTCATTCTACTCAACACTTGTTCTATTCGCGAGAAAGCGCAAGAGAAAGTGTTTCACCAGTTAGGGCGCTGGAAGCATTTAAAGAGTTCAAAGCCTGATCTTGTGATTGGTGTGGGTGGTTGCGTCGCTTCTCAAGAAGGCGAAGCCATTCGCACACGTGCGCCTTTTGTTGACCTCGTATTCGGGCCGCAAACCTTGCACCGCTTACCTGCCATGTTAGCGGACTTACAAAGCGGTAAAGGCTCAGTAGTCGACGTATCGTTTCCTGAAATCGAGAAATTCGACCGCTTACCTGATCCAGTTGCGGAAGGTCCGAGTGCTTTTGTCTCCATCATGGAAGGCTGCAGTAAATACTGTACTTTCTGCGTCGTGCCCTACACGCGTGGTGAAGAAGTAAGCCGCCCCGTCGATGACGTATTATTGGAAATAGCGCAGCTCGCCGAACAAGGTGTGCGTGAAGTTAATCTACTTGGCCAAAACGTGAATGCGTTCCGAGGCGAGAGTTTCGATGGTTCTATTTGTACCTTTGCTGAGTTACTTCATTTCATTGCCGCAATCGATGGTATCGACCGAATTCGCTACACAACGTCTCATCCTGTTGAGTTCACCGACGATATTATCGCCGCATATGAGACGATTCCAGAGTTAGTCAGTCATCTGCACTTACCTGTACAAAGTGGCTCTGATCGCATTCTCACGCTCATGAAGCGCGGGCATACGGCGTTAGAATACAAATCACAAATTCGCAAGCTAAAAAAAGTGCGGCCAAATATCGCACTCTCATCCGACTTTATAATCGGCTTTCCTGGCGAGTCGGACGATGATTTCCAAAAGACGATGGACTTGATTCAAGCGATTGATTTCGATATCAGCTTTAGCTTCATATACAGCGCCCGTCCTGGCACACCTGCCGCAGATTTGCCCGATGATGTCAGTGATGAAACGAAGAAGCAGCGTTTACAAATTCTGCAGCAAAGGATTAATCAACAAGCGCAACGTCACGCACGTGCGATGTTGCATACCGAGCAACGTATTTTAGTGATTGGGCCCTCAAAAAAGAATCCAATGGAGTTATCAGGTCGTACTGAGAACAACCGGGTGGTGAACTTTGAAGGCCGTCCTGACATGATTGGTAAGTTCGTCGATGTGATGATCACCGAAGCCCTCCCTAACTCACTTCGCGGCGAATTGATTCGTGAAGAGAAAGATATGGGGCTACGTGTAGATACCACGCCGAAAAGTATCTTGCAGCGCCAAGTGGCTAAGCCACAAGCCGACGCAAGCGGTGTTGTACAGTTTGTACCCCAATAA
- a CDS encoding EamA-like transporter family protein — protein MLIRSPLFVASCLVLLAEMCFAGVSALVKHTSELLPYEHLVFFRNLFALIILLPWLYRKRATAFRTEQPGLHMLRAFVGIAAMYLFFWVIATIPLAQATLVLLMAPFIIPIISHFWLKEAISARVIVTICVGFLGALIFLNPWAQSIHPMVFVALIAACFAAWTKTMIRKLSVTESPSKIVFYFSFLASILSALPLLVRWQPVPINAWIFIVSIGVLAVIGQLAMTRAFSIAPPSQVGVFTYSSVVFAASLGYLIWGEAITFYMVIGTLLIFVAGYFALRKQRVPVPGSISAPNRVK, from the coding sequence ATGCTAATTCGCTCCCCTCTTTTTGTTGCCTCATGCTTAGTCTTGCTGGCCGAAATGTGCTTTGCCGGCGTGAGTGCGCTTGTTAAGCATACTTCTGAACTATTACCCTATGAGCATTTAGTATTTTTCCGAAATTTATTTGCGTTGATTATTTTATTACCTTGGCTTTATCGGAAACGAGCCACGGCATTTCGTACTGAGCAACCCGGCCTTCATATGCTGCGCGCATTTGTCGGCATTGCAGCCATGTACTTATTCTTTTGGGTTATCGCGACGATCCCACTTGCCCAAGCCACTCTCGTGCTCTTGATGGCGCCTTTTATTATTCCCATTATCAGTCACTTTTGGCTGAAAGAGGCAATTTCCGCTCGTGTCATCGTTACCATTTGTGTCGGCTTTTTGGGCGCGCTGATTTTTCTTAACCCGTGGGCCCAATCTATTCATCCGATGGTTTTTGTTGCGCTCATTGCAGCCTGTTTTGCGGCATGGACTAAAACCATGATTCGTAAGCTCTCGGTTACAGAGTCACCGAGTAAGATTGTTTTTTATTTCTCATTCCTGGCGTCTATTCTGTCTGCGTTACCACTATTAGTGCGCTGGCAGCCGGTACCCATAAATGCATGGATATTCATTGTGAGCATCGGCGTACTCGCCGTGATCGGCCAGTTGGCGATGACACGAGCGTTTAGCATCGCGCCACCCTCACAAGTGGGTGTATTCACCTATAGTTCAGTTGTGTTTGCTGCTTCTCTTGGCTATCTCATATGGGGCGAAGCCATTACGTTTTATATGGTGATTGGCACACTGCTTATTTTCGTTGCCGGATATTTTGCACTGCGCAAGCAACGGGTACCCGTACCCGGTAGCATATCCGCTCCAAACCGAGTAAAATAA
- a CDS encoding 2-octaprenyl-3-methyl-6-methoxy-1,4-benzoquinol hydroxylase, with protein MSTTLQMSALVVGGSMVGAALALGLAQQGKKVAVLEPNFTTEWHADNRFDLRISAVTADNIKFLDQLQAWARIESCRANPFFQLSVCDRTEQWLDIGNAASPTPLGYMIENEVLQYALYQEMAAHKLITLIPGKLAELDAENGIARLSDSVIEEVQFDFVFGCDGSQSRVRSALGIGTTGRSYNHACLLCNVKTKQSIPPATWEKFNRHEIHALLPLDDQHACLIVYADRKDISHWQEQHLLQEVLSERFNERVGPFEIQSSGSFPLQRQSALRYQIWSSATGIRAALFGDAAHTIHPLAGQGVNLGFRDVAQFLSLVAKHDLSAKTFARYEQLRKLDNEIMAHAMEAIGWGMRSEGAFVRSLRSVAIQALQKLPKAKDALALYASRTWK; from the coding sequence GTGTCAACAACCTTGCAAATGTCTGCACTTGTGGTGGGGGGCAGTATGGTCGGCGCTGCACTCGCCTTAGGCCTTGCACAACAAGGAAAGAAGGTAGCGGTGTTAGAACCTAACTTCACCACGGAATGGCATGCAGACAATCGCTTCGATTTGCGCATCTCGGCAGTGACGGCAGACAACATCAAGTTCCTCGACCAGTTACAGGCTTGGGCGCGTATTGAGTCATGTCGAGCCAATCCCTTTTTTCAGCTTTCAGTGTGTGATCGAACCGAGCAATGGCTCGATATCGGAAATGCAGCGTCGCCCACACCATTAGGTTACATGATTGAAAATGAGGTGCTTCAGTACGCTCTATATCAAGAGATGGCAGCCCATAAGTTGATCACTTTGATTCCGGGCAAGTTAGCTGAACTAGACGCCGAAAATGGCATTGCCCGGCTTTCGGATTCCGTGATCGAAGAAGTACAGTTTGACTTTGTGTTTGGGTGCGACGGTTCACAATCTCGAGTGCGCTCTGCGTTGGGTATTGGCACTACAGGGCGTTCCTATAATCATGCATGTTTGCTTTGCAACGTAAAAACGAAACAGTCAATACCGCCCGCAACTTGGGAGAAGTTTAATCGGCACGAGATCCACGCGCTTTTGCCTTTGGACGACCAGCATGCTTGCTTGATCGTTTATGCCGATCGCAAAGACATTTCGCATTGGCAAGAACAACATTTGCTTCAAGAAGTTTTATCTGAGCGTTTTAATGAGCGAGTAGGGCCGTTTGAAATCCAGAGCTCGGGTAGTTTTCCACTACAACGACAAAGCGCACTGCGTTATCAAATTTGGTCCTCTGCAACAGGCATCAGAGCCGCGTTATTTGGAGATGCAGCACATACCATTCATCCTCTTGCAGGGCAGGGTGTAAATCTCGGCTTTCGTGATGTAGCGCAATTCTTGTCGCTCGTGGCAAAGCATGATTTGAGTGCAAAAACCTTTGCTCGGTATGAACAACTGCGTAAGTTAGATAATGAAATAATGGCGCATGCGATGGAGGCGATTGGCTGGGGTATGCGTTCTGAGGGAGCTTTCGTTCGCTCGTTACGAAGCGTCGCAATACAAGCATTGCAGAAACTGCCAAAAGCAAAAGACGCATTAGCACTCTACGCGAGCCGCACATGGAAGTAG
- a CDS encoding Short-chain dehydrogenase — protein sequence MSSQILITGANRGIGLALATQYAEQGDSVWAVCRKPSDALKELAATKSVAIIEGVDVTAAEAGDKIISALDNTQIDILIQNAGILTRESLEDAPTQAILKQFEVNALAPLQLTIALKKHLKKGSRVGLITSRMGSMTDNGSGGYYGYRMSKAALNAAGVSLSHDLKEDGIAVALLHPGFVQTDMVNHAGDISAETAAERLRARIDGLSIENSGTFWHSNGETLPF from the coding sequence ATGAGTTCACAGATTTTAATCACAGGCGCAAATCGTGGCATTGGCTTAGCGCTCGCAACCCAATATGCAGAGCAAGGTGATTCGGTTTGGGCAGTGTGTAGAAAGCCGTCTGATGCGCTAAAAGAGCTCGCAGCGACGAAGTCCGTGGCGATCATTGAAGGGGTCGACGTTACTGCAGCAGAAGCGGGGGATAAAATAATCTCTGCACTCGACAACACGCAAATCGATATTCTTATCCAAAATGCGGGTATTTTAACGCGTGAATCGCTGGAAGATGCGCCCACACAAGCAATCTTGAAGCAATTTGAAGTCAATGCTTTGGCGCCGTTACAACTCACGATTGCTTTGAAAAAGCATTTAAAGAAAGGCAGTAGAGTTGGACTCATTACGAGTCGAATGGGGTCTATGACTGATAATGGTAGCGGCGGTTATTACGGCTATCGTATGTCGAAAGCGGCGCTCAATGCGGCGGGCGTTTCCTTATCCCATGATTTGAAAGAAGATGGTATCGCAGTGGCGCTCCTTCACCCGGGTTTTGTGCAAACCGATATGGTAAACCACGCAGGCGACATTAGCGCAGAAACGGCGGCTGAACGCCTGAGAGCAAGAATCGATGGTCTCAGCATTGAGAATAGTGGCACGTTTTGGCATAGCAATGGCGAAACACTTCCGTTCTAG
- a CDS encoding fumarase, class II, translating into MQEYRIEKDSMGEVKVPEDALYGAQTQRAIDNFKISELTLPFAFIRAVALIKYCAAEANAHLGLLEQAKADAIMQAALEVFEGRWQAQFPVDVFQTGSGTSTNMNVNEVLATLANKASGLKIHPNDDVNMGQSSNDVIPTAIQLSASRRISRKLMPALEHLCNRIEERAKEAEHIVKTGRTHLMDAMPLTVAQEFRAWAAQIKQAAERFEQLLPQLRALPQGGTAIGTGINAHPQFRATFCKSLSDFTEISYTPAENPFSQIAAQDIAVATAGVNSSLASAMMKISNDLRWMNSGPLAGLGEISLKALQPGSSIMPGKVNPVIPEAVCMACAQAMGNQTTVNIAGQSGNFQLNVMLPVIAYNLLQSIELLTHSALALADQCFATLTINENKLSETVSRNPILVTALNPVIGYNKAAEIAKLGYQTERPVIDVAAELTDLSRAELEKLLDPKTLTKPQQES; encoded by the coding sequence ATGCAAGAGTATCGAATTGAAAAAGACAGCATGGGTGAGGTCAAGGTTCCAGAAGATGCACTTTATGGCGCTCAAACACAGCGTGCCATCGACAATTTCAAAATAAGTGAGCTAACGCTTCCCTTCGCATTTATTCGCGCCGTCGCTCTCATTAAGTATTGTGCAGCAGAGGCCAACGCTCACCTTGGTTTATTAGAACAAGCAAAGGCAGACGCAATCATGCAGGCGGCACTGGAGGTTTTTGAAGGCCGCTGGCAAGCACAATTCCCAGTTGATGTGTTTCAAACGGGTTCTGGCACGAGCACGAACATGAATGTTAATGAAGTACTCGCCACCCTCGCAAACAAAGCCTCTGGGTTGAAAATTCATCCGAACGACGATGTGAATATGGGGCAAAGCAGTAACGATGTGATCCCTACCGCTATTCAACTCAGCGCCTCGCGACGGATTAGCCGCAAACTAATGCCCGCACTGGAACACTTATGCAATCGCATCGAGGAACGAGCAAAAGAGGCTGAGCATATTGTAAAAACCGGCAGAACACATTTAATGGATGCGATGCCTCTCACGGTTGCGCAAGAGTTTCGTGCTTGGGCGGCACAAATTAAGCAAGCCGCAGAGCGCTTTGAACAGTTGCTACCACAACTACGCGCACTTCCTCAGGGAGGAACTGCAATCGGCACTGGAATAAATGCCCACCCTCAGTTCCGAGCAACTTTTTGTAAATCACTTTCAGACTTTACCGAGATTTCTTACACACCTGCAGAAAACCCATTCAGTCAAATCGCCGCACAAGATATTGCGGTCGCAACGGCAGGCGTTAACAGCTCACTCGCCAGCGCAATGATGAAAATAAGTAACGACTTGCGTTGGATGAATAGCGGTCCGCTCGCAGGACTCGGGGAGATATCTCTCAAGGCGTTACAACCGGGCTCAAGTATTATGCCAGGTAAGGTGAATCCGGTTATCCCAGAAGCTGTATGCATGGCTTGTGCACAAGCCATGGGGAATCAAACAACTGTGAATATTGCGGGACAGTCGGGTAATTTTCAGCTTAACGTAATGCTTCCTGTTATCGCATACAATCTATTGCAAAGTATTGAATTACTTACCCATAGTGCGCTCGCACTTGCAGATCAATGCTTCGCCACGCTGACCATTAATGAAAATAAACTTTCTGAAACCGTTAGCCGTAACCCTATTTTAGTTACCGCGCTTAACCCGGTGATTGGTTACAATAAGGCGGCTGAAATTGCCAAACTTGGATACCAAACAGAACGCCCGGTTATTGACGTTGCGGCTGAACTAACTGACTTATCGAGAGCTGAACTGGAGAAGCTTCTTGATCCAAAAACACTCACGAAACCACAGCAGGAGTCTTAA
- a CDS encoding hemoglobin produces the protein MKNLFRFICVVIVFSMSLSASANNNSLYEALGEQEGISSLVEQLLFNIADDRRIRHHFAESDLGRVHEKLSEQICELSGGPCTYTGDDMVTSHTDMGVTRADFNALVENLQLAMDDKDLPVATQNRLLALLAPMHHEIVGQ, from the coding sequence GTGAAAAACTTATTTAGATTCATTTGCGTGGTCATTGTATTCAGTATGTCGCTCAGCGCCAGTGCAAATAATAACTCACTGTATGAAGCGCTTGGAGAGCAAGAAGGTATTTCATCGCTCGTTGAGCAATTATTATTTAATATCGCCGACGATCGGCGCATAAGGCATCATTTTGCTGAGAGTGATTTGGGGCGTGTGCATGAAAAATTAAGTGAGCAAATCTGTGAGTTGAGCGGGGGACCTTGCACTTATACCGGTGATGATATGGTAACGTCGCACACGGATATGGGAGTGACGAGAGCTGACTTTAATGCGCTCGTGGAGAATTTACAGCTCGCGATGGACGATAAAGATTTGCCAGTAGCGACACAGAATCGACTACTGGCATTATTAGCGCCCATGCATCATGAAATTGTAGGGCAGTAG
- a CDS encoding peptidyl-tRNA hydrolase, PTH1 family, which produces MSNDIRLIVGLGNPGPEYDKTRHNAGFWFIESLAKYFSVPLSADSKYKGFVARLPAPYADVRLLMPQTFMNRSGQSVGPMAQFFKLQPEQILVVHDELDLPAGVAKFKQGGGHGGHNGLRDIISVLGNQNNFHRLRLGIGHPGHKDQVTGYVLGKPPTNERNDIDAIIDDAVRAMPAVLQGKLLEAKQQLHSTKYVSKA; this is translated from the coding sequence ATGTCCAACGACATTCGACTTATAGTGGGCTTGGGAAATCCAGGCCCCGAATACGACAAAACCCGGCACAATGCCGGGTTTTGGTTCATTGAGTCTCTCGCAAAATATTTTTCTGTGCCTCTATCAGCCGACTCCAAGTATAAAGGTTTCGTAGCAAGGCTCCCCGCTCCATATGCCGACGTTCGTTTATTAATGCCACAAACATTCATGAATCGAAGTGGCCAGTCGGTGGGCCCTATGGCACAATTTTTTAAGTTACAGCCAGAACAGATTCTTGTTGTACACGACGAACTCGATTTACCCGCTGGCGTTGCCAAATTTAAACAAGGTGGCGGTCATGGCGGACATAACGGTTTGCGGGATATTATTTCCGTCCTTGGAAATCAAAACAATTTCCATCGTTTGCGGCTAGGTATTGGTCATCCGGGTCATAAAGATCAGGTCACAGGGTATGTTCTCGGAAAGCCACCTACGAATGAACGCAACGATATAGATGCAATTATTGATGATGCGGTACGTGCTATGCCAGCCGTATTGCAAGGCAAGCTGCTAGAAGCGAAGCAGCAGTTACATTCAACGAAATACGTAAGCAAAGCATAA